One Primulina huaijiensis isolate GDHJ02 chromosome 8, ASM1229523v2, whole genome shotgun sequence genomic region harbors:
- the LOC140982599 gene encoding transcription initiation factor TFIID subunit 4b-like isoform X1: MDPNIMKLLEEEEDETMHSGADVDAFTAELNRDIEGGNASRSHQPSDSNSEALSQEISRTESQFLQQWQTSSHDGDINFRSGKDILTMEPKVQHPTQLELQQDGSDFKSDTKEDDSTHEFKNFPLLSADRSPQPQDDQNTLPASRPIGVITSGKNPVHIQGPDNESYSERESELYRLQTVNSPQSNATGSNNLVPLAPESNDLQPLSTGKGNQQSNIGISNGQTMATMNQHALETGLNSQQAATSGISNQQSLTSSNQQPGTSVKLNKQVPFGMLLPIIQPQLDKDRAMQLQTLYFKLRKNEISKDNFVRQMRSLVGDQMLKMAVYKLQTQAAKNLQTTPNPHQLQPSAGGRQLQGSSSAQVLTDLRNPMADSNTVESHVVESQADSQGLQGLDKQQHSHFSQTSFPTFGTSGSNYSAFSAKNFSSSTSTRPQLHDSQVRQASAHPNIISNYSGPTTQNTNVMNMAKFERPSSFSDLKKTQARRLTQMTSDAELPQNLAEWASPPGVSSSMPYAKQEPVDQSSELPPKAQLNSSLGLSNLSSSQNMMSSLTASIGPGNFKPPLKKPLVGQKKQIEAPGSSPPSSSKKQKVAGAFLDQSIEQLNDVTAVSGVNLKEEEEQLFSGSKEDSRASEASRRVVQEEEERLILHKIPLQKLVAEIMAKSGLKNMNSDVERCLSLCVEERMRSIIANLIRLSKQRVDMEKLRHRTIVTSDVLQKITTINRKAREEWEKKQAETEKSQKLNETESDSSVDGDKEKDESRTRSAKANKDEDDKMRTTAANVAVRAATGVGDMLSKWQLMIEAKQKLGGTETLSGSQAGKDMARKPLPTSTRNTRESQEADKRDRSPALNTPASARKVLRNQIVMPRVSRSISVKDVIAILEREPQMSKSTLIYRLYDKIGASATVE, translated from the exons ATGGATCCTAATATTATGAAACTCCTTGAAGAAGAAGAG GACGAAACAATGCATTCTGGGGCTGACGTGGATGCATTCACAGCTGAATTGAACAGAGACATTGAAGGCGGCAATGCATCCAGATCACATCAGCCTTCTGATTCCAATAGCG AAGCCTTATCTCAGGAAATCAGTCGTACGGAAAGTCAATTTCTTCAGCAGTGGCAAACATCTAGCCATGATGGAGACATTAATTTTCGAAGTGGGAAAGATATCTTGACTATGGAGCCAAAGGTTCAGCATCCTACTCAATTGGAGTTACAACAGGATGGGTCTGATTTTAAAAGCGACACAAAGGAAGACGACTCAACCCACGAGTTTAAAAACTTTCCTTTGCTATCCGCCGATCGCTCTCCTCAACCACAAGATGACCAGAACACTCTACCTGCATCCCGACCTATTGGTGTGATAACTTCTGGAAAGAATCCTGTCCATATCCAGGGACCTGACAATGAGTCATACTCAGAAAGGGAATCAGAGTTGTACAGATTACAAACTGTGAATAGTCCACAGTCCAATGCAACGGGGTCAAATAATCTAGTGCCCTTAGCTCCAGAATCAAATGATCTTCAACCCTTGTCTACCGGAAAAGGAAATCAACAATCTAATATTGGAATCAGTAATGGACAGACCATGGCTACAATGAATCAGCATGCTCTGGAAACTGGGTTGAACAGCCAACAGGCCGCAACCTCGGGTATAAGTAATCAACAGTCACTGACAAGTAGTAATCAACAGCCTGGTACCTCGGTGAAGTTGAACAAACAAGTTCCTTTTGGCATGTTGCTTCCTATTATACAGCCACAACTGGACAAGGACAGAGCCATGCAACTTCAGACTCTCTACTTCAAGCTTAGG AAAAACGAGATCTCTAAAGATAATTTTGTCCGACAAATGAGAAGCCTTGTCGGGGATCAGATGTTAAAGATGGCTGTGTATAAATTACAGACTCAG GCTGCCAAGAACTTGCAGACAACCCCTAATCCGCATCAATTACAGCCTTCAGCCGGAGGACGGCAATTGCAAGGGTCATCGAGTG cACAAGTGTTGACAGATTTAAGAAATCCAATGGCTGATAGTAATACAGTTGAATCGCACGTGGTGGAAAGTCAAGCTGATTCACAAGGATTGCAA GGACTTGATAAGCAGCAGCATTCACACTTCTCACAAACATCTTTTCCCACATTTGGAACTTCTGGGAGTAATTACTCAGCCTTTTCTGCTAAAAATTTTAGCTCTTCAACATCTACGCGACCACAGCTTCATGATTCACAAGTGAGGCAGGCTTCAGCTCATCCGAATATAATATCTAATTACTCGGGGCCAACAACCCAGAATACAAATGTGATGAACATGGCCAAGTTTGAGAGGCCATCTTCTTTTAGCGATCTTAAGAAAACGCAAGCAAGAAGACTGACTCAAATGACCAGCGACGCTGAGCTTCCACAGAATCTAGCCGAATGGGCATCGCCCCCTGGCGTTTCATCGTCAATGCCATATGCAAAGCAAGAACCGGTTGATCAATCAAGTGAACTACCACCCAAAGCCCAGTTGAATTCCTCACTGGGGTTATCAAATTTGTCTTCTTCGCAAAACATG ATGTCTTCCTTGACTGCTTCCATCGGGCCTGGAAACTTCAAGCCTCCCCTTAAAAAGCCTCTGGTTGGCCAGAAGAAGCAAATTGAAGCTCCTGGTTCTTCTCCTCCATCAAG CAGTAAGAAGCAAAAAGTGGCTGGAGCCTTTTTGGATCAAAGCATTGAACAACTCAATGATGTTACTGCAGTAAGCGGGGTTAATCTCAAG GAGGAAGAAGAACAACTTTTTTCTGGCTCCAAGGAAGACAGTCGGGCTTCAGAAGCATCTCGGCGGGTTGTtcaagaagaggaagaaaggcTGATTTTGCATAAGATTCCACTTCAGAAGCTAGTGGCAGAAATAA TGGCAAAATCTGGTTTGAAGAATATGAACAGTGATGTAGAGCGGTGCTTGTCGTTG TGTGTGGAAGAGAGAATGCGCAGCATTATAGCTAATCTCATCAGACTGTCAAAACAG CGAGTTGACATGGAAAAGTTAAGGCACAGAACTATCGTCACCTCAGATGTTCTGCAAAAAATCACAACTATCAACCGTAAAGCTCGTGAAGAATGGGAGAAAAAACAGGCAGAAACAGAAAAATCTCAGAAACTGAACGAA ACTGAGAGTGATTCTAGTGTCGATGGTGATAAGGAAAAGGATGAAAGCCGTACAAGATCAGCGAAG GCTAACAAGGATGAAGATGATAAGATGCGAACTACAGCTGCAAATGTTGCTGTTCGTGCTGCTACTGGAGTTGGCGACATGCTTTCAAAATGGCAGTTAATGATTGAGGCCAAGCAGAAACTGGGAGGAACTGAAACTCTCTCTGGTTCCCAAGCTGGTAAAGACATGGCAAGAAAGCCTTTACCCACATCCACGAGGAACACCAGGGAAAGTCAAGAAGCTGACAAACGAGATCGTTCACCAGCTTTAAACACTCCTG CATCTGCAAGAAAAGTTTTAAGAAATCAAATCGTCATGCCTCGGGTGTCTCGGAGCATCTCAGTTAAAGATGTGATTGCCATCTTGGAAAGGGAACCTCAGATGTCAAAGTCTACTCTGATATACCGATTGTATGACAAGATTGGTGCCAGTGCTACGGTTGAATGA
- the LOC140982599 gene encoding transcription initiation factor TFIID subunit 4b-like isoform X3 has protein sequence MDPNIMKLLEEEEDETMHSGADVDAFTAELNRDIEGGNASRSHQPSDSNSEALSQEISRTESQFLQQWQTSSHDGDINFRSGKDILTMEPKVQHPTQLELQQDGSDFKSDTKEDDSTHEFKNFPLLSADRSPQPQDDQNTLPASRPIGVITSGKNPVHIQGPDNESYSERESELYRLQTVNSPQSNATGSNNLVPLAPESNDLQPLSTGKGNQQSNIGISNGQTMATMNQHALETGLNSQQAATSGISNQQSLTSSNQQPGTSVKLNKQVPFGMLLPIIQPQLDKDRAMQLQTLYFKLRKNEISKDNFVRQMRSLVGDQMLKMAVYKLQTQAAKNLQTTPNPHQLQPSAGGRQLQGSSTQVLTDLRNPMADSNTVESHVVESQADSQGLQGLDKQQHSHFSQTSFPTFGTSGSNYSAFSAKNFSSSTSTRPQLHDSQVRQASAHPNIISNYSGPTTQNTNVMNMAKFERPSSFSDLKKTQARRLTQMTSDAELPQNLAEWASPPGVSSSMPYAKQEPVDQSSELPPKAQLNSSLGLSNLSSSQNMMSSLTASIGPGNFKPPLKKPLVGQKKQIEAPGSSPPSSSKKQKVAGAFLDQSIEQLNDVTAVSGVNLKEEEEQLFSGSKEDSRASEASRRVVQEEEERLILHKIPLQKLVAEIMAKSGLKNMNSDVERCLSLCVEERMRSIIANLIRLSKQRVDMEKLRHRTIVTSDVLQKITTINRKAREEWEKKQAETEKSQKLNETESDSSVDGDKEKDESRTRSAKANKDEDDKMRTTAANVAVRAATGVGDMLSKWQLMIEAKQKLGGTETLSGSQAGKDMARKPLPTSTRNTRESQEADKRDRSPALNTPASARKVLRNQIVMPRVSRSISVKDVIAILEREPQMSKSTLIYRLYDKIGASATVE, from the exons ATGGATCCTAATATTATGAAACTCCTTGAAGAAGAAGAG GACGAAACAATGCATTCTGGGGCTGACGTGGATGCATTCACAGCTGAATTGAACAGAGACATTGAAGGCGGCAATGCATCCAGATCACATCAGCCTTCTGATTCCAATAGCG AAGCCTTATCTCAGGAAATCAGTCGTACGGAAAGTCAATTTCTTCAGCAGTGGCAAACATCTAGCCATGATGGAGACATTAATTTTCGAAGTGGGAAAGATATCTTGACTATGGAGCCAAAGGTTCAGCATCCTACTCAATTGGAGTTACAACAGGATGGGTCTGATTTTAAAAGCGACACAAAGGAAGACGACTCAACCCACGAGTTTAAAAACTTTCCTTTGCTATCCGCCGATCGCTCTCCTCAACCACAAGATGACCAGAACACTCTACCTGCATCCCGACCTATTGGTGTGATAACTTCTGGAAAGAATCCTGTCCATATCCAGGGACCTGACAATGAGTCATACTCAGAAAGGGAATCAGAGTTGTACAGATTACAAACTGTGAATAGTCCACAGTCCAATGCAACGGGGTCAAATAATCTAGTGCCCTTAGCTCCAGAATCAAATGATCTTCAACCCTTGTCTACCGGAAAAGGAAATCAACAATCTAATATTGGAATCAGTAATGGACAGACCATGGCTACAATGAATCAGCATGCTCTGGAAACTGGGTTGAACAGCCAACAGGCCGCAACCTCGGGTATAAGTAATCAACAGTCACTGACAAGTAGTAATCAACAGCCTGGTACCTCGGTGAAGTTGAACAAACAAGTTCCTTTTGGCATGTTGCTTCCTATTATACAGCCACAACTGGACAAGGACAGAGCCATGCAACTTCAGACTCTCTACTTCAAGCTTAGG AAAAACGAGATCTCTAAAGATAATTTTGTCCGACAAATGAGAAGCCTTGTCGGGGATCAGATGTTAAAGATGGCTGTGTATAAATTACAGACTCAG GCTGCCAAGAACTTGCAGACAACCCCTAATCCGCATCAATTACAGCCTTCAGCCGGAGGACGGCAATTGCAAGGGTCATCGA cACAAGTGTTGACAGATTTAAGAAATCCAATGGCTGATAGTAATACAGTTGAATCGCACGTGGTGGAAAGTCAAGCTGATTCACAAGGATTGCAA GGACTTGATAAGCAGCAGCATTCACACTTCTCACAAACATCTTTTCCCACATTTGGAACTTCTGGGAGTAATTACTCAGCCTTTTCTGCTAAAAATTTTAGCTCTTCAACATCTACGCGACCACAGCTTCATGATTCACAAGTGAGGCAGGCTTCAGCTCATCCGAATATAATATCTAATTACTCGGGGCCAACAACCCAGAATACAAATGTGATGAACATGGCCAAGTTTGAGAGGCCATCTTCTTTTAGCGATCTTAAGAAAACGCAAGCAAGAAGACTGACTCAAATGACCAGCGACGCTGAGCTTCCACAGAATCTAGCCGAATGGGCATCGCCCCCTGGCGTTTCATCGTCAATGCCATATGCAAAGCAAGAACCGGTTGATCAATCAAGTGAACTACCACCCAAAGCCCAGTTGAATTCCTCACTGGGGTTATCAAATTTGTCTTCTTCGCAAAACATG ATGTCTTCCTTGACTGCTTCCATCGGGCCTGGAAACTTCAAGCCTCCCCTTAAAAAGCCTCTGGTTGGCCAGAAGAAGCAAATTGAAGCTCCTGGTTCTTCTCCTCCATCAAG CAGTAAGAAGCAAAAAGTGGCTGGAGCCTTTTTGGATCAAAGCATTGAACAACTCAATGATGTTACTGCAGTAAGCGGGGTTAATCTCAAG GAGGAAGAAGAACAACTTTTTTCTGGCTCCAAGGAAGACAGTCGGGCTTCAGAAGCATCTCGGCGGGTTGTtcaagaagaggaagaaaggcTGATTTTGCATAAGATTCCACTTCAGAAGCTAGTGGCAGAAATAA TGGCAAAATCTGGTTTGAAGAATATGAACAGTGATGTAGAGCGGTGCTTGTCGTTG TGTGTGGAAGAGAGAATGCGCAGCATTATAGCTAATCTCATCAGACTGTCAAAACAG CGAGTTGACATGGAAAAGTTAAGGCACAGAACTATCGTCACCTCAGATGTTCTGCAAAAAATCACAACTATCAACCGTAAAGCTCGTGAAGAATGGGAGAAAAAACAGGCAGAAACAGAAAAATCTCAGAAACTGAACGAA ACTGAGAGTGATTCTAGTGTCGATGGTGATAAGGAAAAGGATGAAAGCCGTACAAGATCAGCGAAG GCTAACAAGGATGAAGATGATAAGATGCGAACTACAGCTGCAAATGTTGCTGTTCGTGCTGCTACTGGAGTTGGCGACATGCTTTCAAAATGGCAGTTAATGATTGAGGCCAAGCAGAAACTGGGAGGAACTGAAACTCTCTCTGGTTCCCAAGCTGGTAAAGACATGGCAAGAAAGCCTTTACCCACATCCACGAGGAACACCAGGGAAAGTCAAGAAGCTGACAAACGAGATCGTTCACCAGCTTTAAACACTCCTG CATCTGCAAGAAAAGTTTTAAGAAATCAAATCGTCATGCCTCGGGTGTCTCGGAGCATCTCAGTTAAAGATGTGATTGCCATCTTGGAAAGGGAACCTCAGATGTCAAAGTCTACTCTGATATACCGATTGTATGACAAGATTGGTGCCAGTGCTACGGTTGAATGA
- the LOC140982599 gene encoding transcription initiation factor TFIID subunit 4b-like isoform X4: MDPNIMKLLEEEEDETMHSGADVDAFTAELNRDIEGGNASRSHQPSDSNSEALSQEISRTESQFLQQWQTSSHDGDINFRSGKDILTMEPKVQHPTQLELQQDGSDFKSDTKEDDSTHEFKNFPLLSADRSPQPQDDQNTLPASRPIGVITSGKNPVHIQGPDNESYSERESELYRLQTVNSPQSNATGSNNLVPLAPESNDLQPLSTGKGNQQSNIGISNGQTMATMNQHALETGLNSQQAATSGISNQQSLTSSNQQPGTSVKLNKQVPFGMLLPIIQPQLDKDRAMQLQTLYFKLRKNEISKDNFVRQMRSLVGDQMLKMAVYKLQTQAAKNLQTTPNPHQLQPSAGGRQLQGSSTQVLTDLRNPMADSNTVESHVVESQADSQGLQGLDKQQHSHFSQTSFPTFGTSGSNYSAFSAKNFSSSTSTRPQLHDSQVRQASAHPNIISNYSGPTTQNTNVMNMAKFERPSSFSDLKKTQARRLTQMTSDAELPQNLAEWASPPGVSSSMPYAKQEPVDQSSELPPKAQLNSSLGLSNLSSSQNMMSSLTASIGPGNFKPPLKKPLVGQKKQIEAPGSSPPSSKKQKVAGAFLDQSIEQLNDVTAVSGVNLKEEEEQLFSGSKEDSRASEASRRVVQEEEERLILHKIPLQKLVAEIMAKSGLKNMNSDVERCLSLCVEERMRSIIANLIRLSKQRVDMEKLRHRTIVTSDVLQKITTINRKAREEWEKKQAETEKSQKLNETESDSSVDGDKEKDESRTRSAKANKDEDDKMRTTAANVAVRAATGVGDMLSKWQLMIEAKQKLGGTETLSGSQAGKDMARKPLPTSTRNTRESQEADKRDRSPALNTPASARKVLRNQIVMPRVSRSISVKDVIAILEREPQMSKSTLIYRLYDKIGASATVE; this comes from the exons ATGGATCCTAATATTATGAAACTCCTTGAAGAAGAAGAG GACGAAACAATGCATTCTGGGGCTGACGTGGATGCATTCACAGCTGAATTGAACAGAGACATTGAAGGCGGCAATGCATCCAGATCACATCAGCCTTCTGATTCCAATAGCG AAGCCTTATCTCAGGAAATCAGTCGTACGGAAAGTCAATTTCTTCAGCAGTGGCAAACATCTAGCCATGATGGAGACATTAATTTTCGAAGTGGGAAAGATATCTTGACTATGGAGCCAAAGGTTCAGCATCCTACTCAATTGGAGTTACAACAGGATGGGTCTGATTTTAAAAGCGACACAAAGGAAGACGACTCAACCCACGAGTTTAAAAACTTTCCTTTGCTATCCGCCGATCGCTCTCCTCAACCACAAGATGACCAGAACACTCTACCTGCATCCCGACCTATTGGTGTGATAACTTCTGGAAAGAATCCTGTCCATATCCAGGGACCTGACAATGAGTCATACTCAGAAAGGGAATCAGAGTTGTACAGATTACAAACTGTGAATAGTCCACAGTCCAATGCAACGGGGTCAAATAATCTAGTGCCCTTAGCTCCAGAATCAAATGATCTTCAACCCTTGTCTACCGGAAAAGGAAATCAACAATCTAATATTGGAATCAGTAATGGACAGACCATGGCTACAATGAATCAGCATGCTCTGGAAACTGGGTTGAACAGCCAACAGGCCGCAACCTCGGGTATAAGTAATCAACAGTCACTGACAAGTAGTAATCAACAGCCTGGTACCTCGGTGAAGTTGAACAAACAAGTTCCTTTTGGCATGTTGCTTCCTATTATACAGCCACAACTGGACAAGGACAGAGCCATGCAACTTCAGACTCTCTACTTCAAGCTTAGG AAAAACGAGATCTCTAAAGATAATTTTGTCCGACAAATGAGAAGCCTTGTCGGGGATCAGATGTTAAAGATGGCTGTGTATAAATTACAGACTCAG GCTGCCAAGAACTTGCAGACAACCCCTAATCCGCATCAATTACAGCCTTCAGCCGGAGGACGGCAATTGCAAGGGTCATCGA cACAAGTGTTGACAGATTTAAGAAATCCAATGGCTGATAGTAATACAGTTGAATCGCACGTGGTGGAAAGTCAAGCTGATTCACAAGGATTGCAA GGACTTGATAAGCAGCAGCATTCACACTTCTCACAAACATCTTTTCCCACATTTGGAACTTCTGGGAGTAATTACTCAGCCTTTTCTGCTAAAAATTTTAGCTCTTCAACATCTACGCGACCACAGCTTCATGATTCACAAGTGAGGCAGGCTTCAGCTCATCCGAATATAATATCTAATTACTCGGGGCCAACAACCCAGAATACAAATGTGATGAACATGGCCAAGTTTGAGAGGCCATCTTCTTTTAGCGATCTTAAGAAAACGCAAGCAAGAAGACTGACTCAAATGACCAGCGACGCTGAGCTTCCACAGAATCTAGCCGAATGGGCATCGCCCCCTGGCGTTTCATCGTCAATGCCATATGCAAAGCAAGAACCGGTTGATCAATCAAGTGAACTACCACCCAAAGCCCAGTTGAATTCCTCACTGGGGTTATCAAATTTGTCTTCTTCGCAAAACATG ATGTCTTCCTTGACTGCTTCCATCGGGCCTGGAAACTTCAAGCCTCCCCTTAAAAAGCCTCTGGTTGGCCAGAAGAAGCAAATTGAAGCTCCTGGTTCTTCTCCTCCATCAAG TAAGAAGCAAAAAGTGGCTGGAGCCTTTTTGGATCAAAGCATTGAACAACTCAATGATGTTACTGCAGTAAGCGGGGTTAATCTCAAG GAGGAAGAAGAACAACTTTTTTCTGGCTCCAAGGAAGACAGTCGGGCTTCAGAAGCATCTCGGCGGGTTGTtcaagaagaggaagaaaggcTGATTTTGCATAAGATTCCACTTCAGAAGCTAGTGGCAGAAATAA TGGCAAAATCTGGTTTGAAGAATATGAACAGTGATGTAGAGCGGTGCTTGTCGTTG TGTGTGGAAGAGAGAATGCGCAGCATTATAGCTAATCTCATCAGACTGTCAAAACAG CGAGTTGACATGGAAAAGTTAAGGCACAGAACTATCGTCACCTCAGATGTTCTGCAAAAAATCACAACTATCAACCGTAAAGCTCGTGAAGAATGGGAGAAAAAACAGGCAGAAACAGAAAAATCTCAGAAACTGAACGAA ACTGAGAGTGATTCTAGTGTCGATGGTGATAAGGAAAAGGATGAAAGCCGTACAAGATCAGCGAAG GCTAACAAGGATGAAGATGATAAGATGCGAACTACAGCTGCAAATGTTGCTGTTCGTGCTGCTACTGGAGTTGGCGACATGCTTTCAAAATGGCAGTTAATGATTGAGGCCAAGCAGAAACTGGGAGGAACTGAAACTCTCTCTGGTTCCCAAGCTGGTAAAGACATGGCAAGAAAGCCTTTACCCACATCCACGAGGAACACCAGGGAAAGTCAAGAAGCTGACAAACGAGATCGTTCACCAGCTTTAAACACTCCTG CATCTGCAAGAAAAGTTTTAAGAAATCAAATCGTCATGCCTCGGGTGTCTCGGAGCATCTCAGTTAAAGATGTGATTGCCATCTTGGAAAGGGAACCTCAGATGTCAAAGTCTACTCTGATATACCGATTGTATGACAAGATTGGTGCCAGTGCTACGGTTGAATGA
- the LOC140982599 gene encoding transcription initiation factor TFIID subunit 4b-like isoform X2, giving the protein MDPNIMKLLEEEEDETMHSGADVDAFTAELNRDIEGGNASRSHQPSDSNSEALSQEISRTESQFLQQWQTSSHDGDINFRSGKDILTMEPKVQHPTQLELQQDGSDFKSDTKEDDSTHEFKNFPLLSADRSPQPQDDQNTLPASRPIGVITSGKNPVHIQGPDNESYSERESELYRLQTVNSPQSNATGSNNLVPLAPESNDLQPLSTGKGNQQSNIGISNGQTMATMNQHALETGLNSQQAATSGISNQQSLTSSNQQPGTSVKLNKQVPFGMLLPIIQPQLDKDRAMQLQTLYFKLRKNEISKDNFVRQMRSLVGDQMLKMAVYKLQTQAAKNLQTTPNPHQLQPSAGGRQLQGSSSAQVLTDLRNPMADSNTVESHVVESQADSQGLQGLDKQQHSHFSQTSFPTFGTSGSNYSAFSAKNFSSSTSTRPQLHDSQVRQASAHPNIISNYSGPTTQNTNVMNMAKFERPSSFSDLKKTQARRLTQMTSDAELPQNLAEWASPPGVSSSMPYAKQEPVDQSSELPPKAQLNSSLGLSNLSSSQNMMSSLTASIGPGNFKPPLKKPLVGQKKQIEAPGSSPPSSKKQKVAGAFLDQSIEQLNDVTAVSGVNLKEEEEQLFSGSKEDSRASEASRRVVQEEEERLILHKIPLQKLVAEIMAKSGLKNMNSDVERCLSLCVEERMRSIIANLIRLSKQRVDMEKLRHRTIVTSDVLQKITTINRKAREEWEKKQAETEKSQKLNETESDSSVDGDKEKDESRTRSAKANKDEDDKMRTTAANVAVRAATGVGDMLSKWQLMIEAKQKLGGTETLSGSQAGKDMARKPLPTSTRNTRESQEADKRDRSPALNTPASARKVLRNQIVMPRVSRSISVKDVIAILEREPQMSKSTLIYRLYDKIGASATVE; this is encoded by the exons ATGGATCCTAATATTATGAAACTCCTTGAAGAAGAAGAG GACGAAACAATGCATTCTGGGGCTGACGTGGATGCATTCACAGCTGAATTGAACAGAGACATTGAAGGCGGCAATGCATCCAGATCACATCAGCCTTCTGATTCCAATAGCG AAGCCTTATCTCAGGAAATCAGTCGTACGGAAAGTCAATTTCTTCAGCAGTGGCAAACATCTAGCCATGATGGAGACATTAATTTTCGAAGTGGGAAAGATATCTTGACTATGGAGCCAAAGGTTCAGCATCCTACTCAATTGGAGTTACAACAGGATGGGTCTGATTTTAAAAGCGACACAAAGGAAGACGACTCAACCCACGAGTTTAAAAACTTTCCTTTGCTATCCGCCGATCGCTCTCCTCAACCACAAGATGACCAGAACACTCTACCTGCATCCCGACCTATTGGTGTGATAACTTCTGGAAAGAATCCTGTCCATATCCAGGGACCTGACAATGAGTCATACTCAGAAAGGGAATCAGAGTTGTACAGATTACAAACTGTGAATAGTCCACAGTCCAATGCAACGGGGTCAAATAATCTAGTGCCCTTAGCTCCAGAATCAAATGATCTTCAACCCTTGTCTACCGGAAAAGGAAATCAACAATCTAATATTGGAATCAGTAATGGACAGACCATGGCTACAATGAATCAGCATGCTCTGGAAACTGGGTTGAACAGCCAACAGGCCGCAACCTCGGGTATAAGTAATCAACAGTCACTGACAAGTAGTAATCAACAGCCTGGTACCTCGGTGAAGTTGAACAAACAAGTTCCTTTTGGCATGTTGCTTCCTATTATACAGCCACAACTGGACAAGGACAGAGCCATGCAACTTCAGACTCTCTACTTCAAGCTTAGG AAAAACGAGATCTCTAAAGATAATTTTGTCCGACAAATGAGAAGCCTTGTCGGGGATCAGATGTTAAAGATGGCTGTGTATAAATTACAGACTCAG GCTGCCAAGAACTTGCAGACAACCCCTAATCCGCATCAATTACAGCCTTCAGCCGGAGGACGGCAATTGCAAGGGTCATCGAGTG cACAAGTGTTGACAGATTTAAGAAATCCAATGGCTGATAGTAATACAGTTGAATCGCACGTGGTGGAAAGTCAAGCTGATTCACAAGGATTGCAA GGACTTGATAAGCAGCAGCATTCACACTTCTCACAAACATCTTTTCCCACATTTGGAACTTCTGGGAGTAATTACTCAGCCTTTTCTGCTAAAAATTTTAGCTCTTCAACATCTACGCGACCACAGCTTCATGATTCACAAGTGAGGCAGGCTTCAGCTCATCCGAATATAATATCTAATTACTCGGGGCCAACAACCCAGAATACAAATGTGATGAACATGGCCAAGTTTGAGAGGCCATCTTCTTTTAGCGATCTTAAGAAAACGCAAGCAAGAAGACTGACTCAAATGACCAGCGACGCTGAGCTTCCACAGAATCTAGCCGAATGGGCATCGCCCCCTGGCGTTTCATCGTCAATGCCATATGCAAAGCAAGAACCGGTTGATCAATCAAGTGAACTACCACCCAAAGCCCAGTTGAATTCCTCACTGGGGTTATCAAATTTGTCTTCTTCGCAAAACATG ATGTCTTCCTTGACTGCTTCCATCGGGCCTGGAAACTTCAAGCCTCCCCTTAAAAAGCCTCTGGTTGGCCAGAAGAAGCAAATTGAAGCTCCTGGTTCTTCTCCTCCATCAAG TAAGAAGCAAAAAGTGGCTGGAGCCTTTTTGGATCAAAGCATTGAACAACTCAATGATGTTACTGCAGTAAGCGGGGTTAATCTCAAG GAGGAAGAAGAACAACTTTTTTCTGGCTCCAAGGAAGACAGTCGGGCTTCAGAAGCATCTCGGCGGGTTGTtcaagaagaggaagaaaggcTGATTTTGCATAAGATTCCACTTCAGAAGCTAGTGGCAGAAATAA TGGCAAAATCTGGTTTGAAGAATATGAACAGTGATGTAGAGCGGTGCTTGTCGTTG TGTGTGGAAGAGAGAATGCGCAGCATTATAGCTAATCTCATCAGACTGTCAAAACAG CGAGTTGACATGGAAAAGTTAAGGCACAGAACTATCGTCACCTCAGATGTTCTGCAAAAAATCACAACTATCAACCGTAAAGCTCGTGAAGAATGGGAGAAAAAACAGGCAGAAACAGAAAAATCTCAGAAACTGAACGAA ACTGAGAGTGATTCTAGTGTCGATGGTGATAAGGAAAAGGATGAAAGCCGTACAAGATCAGCGAAG GCTAACAAGGATGAAGATGATAAGATGCGAACTACAGCTGCAAATGTTGCTGTTCGTGCTGCTACTGGAGTTGGCGACATGCTTTCAAAATGGCAGTTAATGATTGAGGCCAAGCAGAAACTGGGAGGAACTGAAACTCTCTCTGGTTCCCAAGCTGGTAAAGACATGGCAAGAAAGCCTTTACCCACATCCACGAGGAACACCAGGGAAAGTCAAGAAGCTGACAAACGAGATCGTTCACCAGCTTTAAACACTCCTG CATCTGCAAGAAAAGTTTTAAGAAATCAAATCGTCATGCCTCGGGTGTCTCGGAGCATCTCAGTTAAAGATGTGATTGCCATCTTGGAAAGGGAACCTCAGATGTCAAAGTCTACTCTGATATACCGATTGTATGACAAGATTGGTGCCAGTGCTACGGTTGAATGA